A region of Caballeronia insecticola DNA encodes the following proteins:
- a CDS encoding class I SAM-dependent methyltransferase, with product MTDDQHAAPDSTAARVAMWRALHVEADAAPHVLDDRIGLALLAPGDDWRERGDMNPQFTRPFRASIVARARFIEDLVLEQMERGVTQYVILGAGLDSFAQRRPEIASRLAVFEVDPPAPQAWKHRRLIELGYGVPEWLRFVPVDFEAGESWREKLVSAGFDAGKPAIVVSTGVSMYLTKEANAATLREVASFAPGSTFAMTFLFPLELAEADVRPGLEMAEKGARASGTPFVSFFTPEEIQALARDAGFAKAQHVSAADLTRRYFANRSDGLRPPNNAEELLIANT from the coding sequence ATGACGGACGACCAACACGCAGCCCCCGACAGCACCGCCGCGCGCGTCGCGATGTGGCGCGCCTTGCATGTCGAAGCCGACGCCGCGCCGCACGTACTGGACGACCGGATCGGACTCGCGCTGCTCGCACCCGGCGACGACTGGCGCGAGCGCGGCGACATGAATCCGCAATTCACGCGCCCGTTTCGCGCATCGATCGTTGCGCGGGCGCGCTTCATCGAAGATCTCGTGCTCGAACAGATGGAGCGCGGCGTCACGCAATACGTGATTCTCGGCGCGGGCCTCGACAGCTTCGCGCAGCGCAGGCCGGAAATCGCGTCGCGCCTCGCCGTGTTCGAAGTCGATCCGCCCGCGCCGCAGGCATGGAAGCATCGGCGTCTGATCGAACTGGGCTATGGCGTGCCGGAATGGCTGCGCTTCGTGCCCGTCGATTTCGAGGCGGGCGAGTCGTGGCGCGAGAAACTCGTGTCGGCGGGATTCGATGCGGGCAAACCGGCCATCGTCGTCTCGACGGGCGTCAGCATGTATCTGACGAAAGAAGCGAACGCGGCGACGCTGCGCGAAGTCGCGTCCTTCGCGCCCGGCTCGACCTTCGCGATGACCTTCCTGTTCCCGCTCGAACTCGCCGAAGCCGATGTGCGTCCGGGACTCGAAATGGCCGAGAAGGGCGCGCGTGCGAGCGGCACGCCGTTCGTGAGCTTCTTCACGCCGGAAGAGATTCAGGCGCTGGCGCGCGACGCGGGCTTCGCGAAGGCGCAGCATGTGTCCGCCGCCGATCTGACGCGGCGCTACTTCGCGAATCGCAGCGATGGTCTGCGTCCGCCGAACAACGCCGAAGAGTTGCTGATCGCGAATACATGA
- a CDS encoding septal ring lytic transglycosylase RlpA family protein produces the protein MLRLRNPGAFACALLIAGCAASPPRHSAEHVSQVQDELARSTEGATSDKSPQTEKARNLHQAGLASWYGRGFNGHRTANGERFDMHAMTAAHRTLPFGSWVRVTLAGRNRSILVRINDRGPFERNRVIDLSYGAAVALGIARHGAAKVELSVTSNSHTRS, from the coding sequence ATGCTGCGATTGCGAAACCCAGGCGCTTTCGCTTGCGCGCTCCTGATCGCCGGATGCGCGGCATCGCCGCCCCGGCACAGTGCCGAGCACGTCTCGCAGGTTCAGGATGAGCTTGCGCGTTCGACCGAAGGCGCTACGTCGGACAAGTCGCCTCAGACAGAGAAAGCGCGCAATCTTCATCAAGCGGGGCTTGCGTCCTGGTATGGCCGAGGTTTCAACGGCCATCGCACCGCCAACGGAGAGCGCTTCGATATGCACGCCATGACAGCGGCACATCGCACGTTGCCTTTCGGATCTTGGGTGCGTGTCACGCTTGCTGGAAGAAACCGGTCGATCCTCGTTCGAATCAACGACCGCGGTCCGTTTGAGCGCAATAGAGTCATCGACCTTTCTTACGGCGCTGCCGTTGCGCTCGGCATTGCTCGACATGGGGCCGCGAAAGTCGAGTTGTCGGTCACTTCGAATTCGCATACCCGGTCGTAG
- a CDS encoding ATP-binding cassette domain-containing protein gives MSTVLTEPQVAGKLALRGDNLVKRFGAVTALDGVSLTLGEGEILGILGDNGAGKSTLVKILTGFHQQTSGTLHIHGDETLLKSVDHARALGIECVYQDLALANSLSIYHNMFLNREIVRTGPARLLRLVDHKQMRERAAQCLDDIGVHVPSVDLPVERLSGGQRQAIAVARAVNTNARILLLDEPLAAMGAREAALIIDLVMRLKEKGGLSIIMIMHNYAQTLDIADRIMLMQRGRVTYEQRSANTSVAELMDIVRREYRAMRATTAP, from the coding sequence ATGAGCACGGTGCTGACAGAACCACAGGTCGCCGGCAAACTCGCGCTGCGCGGCGACAATCTCGTCAAGCGCTTCGGCGCCGTGACGGCGCTCGACGGCGTGTCGCTCACGCTGGGCGAAGGCGAGATTCTCGGCATTCTCGGCGACAACGGCGCGGGCAAATCGACGCTCGTCAAAATCCTCACGGGATTTCATCAGCAGACGAGCGGCACGCTGCACATTCACGGCGACGAGACGCTGCTCAAGTCCGTCGATCATGCGCGCGCGCTCGGCATCGAATGCGTGTATCAGGATCTTGCGCTGGCGAATTCGCTGTCGATCTACCACAACATGTTTCTCAATCGCGAGATCGTGCGCACTGGTCCGGCGCGCCTGCTGCGCCTCGTCGATCACAAGCAGATGCGCGAGCGCGCGGCGCAATGTCTCGACGATATCGGCGTGCACGTGCCCTCCGTCGATCTGCCGGTGGAGCGGCTTTCGGGCGGACAGCGTCAGGCGATCGCGGTGGCGCGCGCGGTGAATACGAACGCGCGAATCCTTCTGCTCGACGAACCGCTCGCCGCGATGGGTGCGCGCGAAGCGGCGCTCATCATCGACCTCGTCATGCGGCTGAAGGAAAAGGGCGGGCTCTCGATCATCATGATCATGCACAACTACGCGCAGACGCTCGATATCGCGGATCGCATCATGTTGATGCAACGCGGCCGCGTGACGTACGAGCAGCGCAGCGCGAATACATCGGTGGCGGAGTTGATGGACATCGTGAGGCGGGAGTATCGGGCGATGCGCGCGACGACCGCGCCTTGA
- a CDS encoding peptidoglycan DD-metalloendopeptidase family protein, with translation MIKSSQSLHLMRASCLAVAFGLALGGCASQTRTQQPAQSAQQTTALDVPSTPVGFYRVATGDTLISIAAAYGRDATAIADWNGLSAKAQLTPGQLLRVGPPSAPPTMVASATQQTLSATPCRPDGLAWPIKGQVLKRFGSDGAKSILIAGKAGDTIRAAQSGRVVYTGDKIPGYGKLVILKHSGRYLTAYGHGQSILVKEGNEVSKGQPIAIMGDQSDSQPALLFELRLDRQPIDPLTRLQDCAS, from the coding sequence ATGATCAAATCCTCACAGTCGCTGCATCTTATGCGCGCGTCGTGTCTGGCGGTCGCCTTTGGTTTGGCACTGGGCGGATGCGCCAGTCAAACGCGCACGCAGCAGCCGGCTCAATCCGCGCAGCAGACGACTGCGCTTGATGTTCCTTCAACGCCCGTCGGCTTCTATCGTGTGGCAACCGGCGATACCCTGATTTCTATCGCAGCCGCCTATGGTCGTGATGCGACTGCAATCGCGGATTGGAACGGGCTTTCAGCCAAGGCTCAACTGACGCCTGGTCAACTGTTGCGCGTCGGTCCGCCATCGGCACCGCCAACCATGGTTGCCAGTGCCACACAACAGACGCTGAGCGCAACGCCATGTCGCCCGGACGGGCTGGCCTGGCCGATCAAAGGGCAAGTTCTGAAGCGCTTCGGCTCTGATGGGGCGAAATCCATCCTGATCGCCGGCAAGGCGGGCGACACGATCCGTGCTGCGCAAAGCGGCAGAGTCGTCTACACCGGCGACAAGATCCCCGGCTACGGCAAGCTCGTGATTCTGAAACATAGCGGCCGCTACCTCACCGCTTATGGTCATGGCCAGAGCATTCTGGTGAAGGAAGGCAATGAGGTCAGCAAAGGGCAGCCGATTGCGATCATGGGTGATCAGTCGGATAGCCAGCCCGCTCTGCTTTTCGAGCTGAGACTGGACCGTCAGCCTATCGATCCGCTGACGCGCCTGCAAGACTGCGCATCGTGA
- a CDS encoding Rieske (2Fe-2S) protein — MNDSAQPICALDDIPDGGGLEAAPAVLVLRRGAQAWAYRNVCPHFSIPLNYEPDAFWTYDGGLLMCAHHSAMFRFEDGVCVDGPCEGASLVRVPIRIEDGRVLIET; from the coding sequence GTGAACGATTCGGCGCAACCGATCTGCGCACTCGACGACATACCCGACGGCGGCGGCCTCGAAGCCGCGCCCGCGGTTCTGGTGCTGCGTCGCGGCGCGCAGGCATGGGCGTATCGCAACGTCTGTCCGCACTTTTCGATTCCGCTCAACTACGAGCCGGACGCCTTCTGGACGTATGACGGCGGCCTCTTGATGTGCGCGCATCACAGCGCGATGTTCCGCTTTGAAGACGGCGTGTGTGTCGATGGTCCGTGCGAAGGTGCGAGCCTCGTGCGCGTGCCGATTCGTATCGAAGATGGGCGGGTTTTGATCGAGACCTGA
- a CDS encoding DMT family transporter, with product MAPRENRWLTIGGPVVFLLLWSAGFPIAKTGLHYASPLSFLSIRFALSVGVLLAVCAFRRPQWPRDARAWRHLIVVGFLVQVMYFGLSYLAMTAGIATSVIALIVSLQPILVGVCAPTLVGERIGARRWIGLLLGLAGAAGVILARGPLQVSSLGPVLLSIGALIGITGAMLYEKRFGTAQDPLTSNLVQYSVGFVFCAPMALLFEHIHVQWTPTFIATLAYLVIGNSLIAITLLLAMTRAGRVSQVASLFFFVPPAAAVMSYLLLGEVLPVPAWWAMGVAVLGVAIATWKPRA from the coding sequence ATGGCGCCACGCGAGAACCGCTGGCTGACGATCGGCGGGCCAGTCGTGTTTCTGCTGCTCTGGTCTGCGGGATTTCCCATCGCCAAAACCGGCCTGCATTACGCGTCGCCGCTGAGCTTTCTGTCGATTCGCTTTGCGCTGAGCGTCGGCGTGCTCCTCGCGGTGTGCGCATTCAGGCGCCCGCAATGGCCGCGCGATGCGCGTGCGTGGCGTCATCTCATCGTCGTCGGTTTTCTCGTGCAGGTGATGTACTTCGGCCTCAGCTATCTCGCGATGACAGCGGGCATCGCCACTTCGGTGATCGCGCTGATCGTCTCGCTGCAGCCGATTCTCGTCGGCGTGTGCGCGCCCACGCTCGTCGGCGAACGAATCGGTGCACGACGCTGGATCGGCTTGCTGCTCGGTCTCGCGGGCGCGGCGGGCGTGATCCTCGCGCGCGGGCCGTTGCAGGTTTCGTCGCTCGGGCCGGTGCTGCTGTCGATCGGCGCGCTCATCGGCATTACGGGCGCGATGCTCTACGAAAAGCGCTTCGGCACCGCGCAGGATCCGCTCACGTCGAACCTCGTGCAATACAGCGTCGGCTTCGTGTTCTGTGCGCCGATGGCGCTGCTCTTCGAGCACATTCACGTGCAATGGACGCCCACGTTCATCGCGACGCTCGCGTATCTCGTGATCGGCAACTCGCTGATCGCGATCACGCTGCTGCTCGCGATGACGCGCGCCGGCCGGGTCTCGCAAGTGGCGTCGCTGTTTTTCTTCGTGCCGCCGGCGGCCGCCGTGATGTCGTATTTGCTTCTGGGCGAAGTCTTGCCCGTGCCCGCATGGTGGGCGATGGGCGTCGCCGTGTTAGGCGTTGCCATCGCGACGTGGAAGCCGCGCGCATAG
- a CDS encoding intradiol ring-cleavage dioxygenase gives MNESLTQSVTDSFGACADARTQEIVVALVRHLHAFAREVRLTHDEWRRGIEFLTATGKKCDGIRQEFILLSDTLGLSIVMDDINQHREEAATESSLLGPFYRDGVKESAFGANIAQSDGEPAFFHGVVRGLNGEPVEGATIEVWQTAPNGMYEGQDPEQPEGNLRGRFRTNAQGAYAFHSIKPTSYPIPTDGPVGQMLIATGRHPMRPAHIHFRIDAPGYASLTTALYSADDPYVHSDAVFGVKPSLVIDYVPMKTGFDVARDFTLIAQERT, from the coding sequence ATGAACGAATCCCTGACGCAATCCGTGACCGATTCCTTTGGCGCATGCGCCGATGCGCGCACGCAGGAAATTGTCGTCGCGCTTGTGCGCCATTTGCACGCGTTTGCCCGCGAAGTGCGCCTCACGCACGACGAATGGCGACGCGGCATCGAATTTCTCACGGCGACCGGCAAGAAGTGCGACGGCATCCGGCAGGAGTTCATTCTGCTGTCGGACACGCTCGGCCTGTCGATCGTGATGGACGACATCAATCAACATCGCGAGGAAGCGGCCACTGAGAGCAGCCTGCTCGGCCCGTTTTATCGCGACGGCGTGAAGGAGTCGGCGTTCGGTGCGAATATCGCGCAGAGCGACGGCGAGCCGGCGTTCTTTCATGGCGTCGTGCGCGGGCTGAACGGCGAGCCGGTGGAAGGCGCGACGATCGAAGTGTGGCAAACCGCGCCGAACGGCATGTACGAAGGTCAGGATCCGGAGCAGCCCGAAGGCAATCTGCGCGGACGCTTCCGCACGAATGCGCAAGGCGCTTACGCCTTTCATTCGATCAAACCCACGAGCTATCCGATTCCCACGGACGGTCCTGTCGGCCAGATGCTCATCGCGACGGGACGTCATCCGATGCGGCCCGCGCATATTCACTTTCGCATCGACGCGCCCGGTTACGCGTCGCTCACGACCGCGCTCTATTCCGCCGACGATCCCTACGTGCATTCCGACGCGGTGTTCGGCGTGAAGCCGTCGCTCGTCATCGATTACGTGCCGATGAAAACGGGTTTCGACGTGGCGCGCGATTTCACGTTGATTGCGCAGGAGCGGACGTGA
- a CDS encoding FadR/GntR family transcriptional regulator, giving the protein MDYRNPKQRKSMHGRIVQELGMQIVSGAFAPGQRLPAEPTLCASYGVSRPVLREATRVLVAKGLVVSKPRVGSVVRARHEWHMLDPDVLVWTISHLPEGEFFRALMTVRQIIEPAAAALAAISASDDDIARIAAAYERMETAQTADDLLDPDLAFHRAIMTATHNDMLAYIGNMLSLALSESIKLTSRHPNTHALSLPRHKAIFTAIANRDALAARQASVVQLDNARADANSILGGAVLEPERPLSG; this is encoded by the coding sequence ATGGATTACCGCAACCCCAAGCAACGCAAGAGCATGCACGGACGCATCGTGCAGGAGCTCGGCATGCAGATCGTGAGCGGCGCGTTCGCGCCCGGTCAGCGTCTGCCCGCCGAGCCCACGCTCTGCGCGAGCTATGGCGTGAGCCGTCCCGTGCTGCGCGAAGCGACGCGCGTGCTCGTCGCCAAGGGGCTCGTCGTGTCGAAGCCGCGCGTGGGCAGCGTCGTGCGCGCGCGGCACGAATGGCACATGCTCGACCCCGACGTGCTCGTGTGGACCATCAGCCATCTTCCCGAAGGCGAGTTCTTTCGCGCGCTCATGACGGTGCGGCAGATCATCGAGCCCGCCGCCGCTGCGCTTGCCGCAATCTCCGCCAGCGACGATGACATCGCGCGTATCGCCGCCGCGTACGAACGCATGGAAACCGCGCAAACGGCCGACGATCTGCTCGATCCCGATCTGGCGTTTCATCGCGCGATCATGACGGCGACGCACAACGACATGCTCGCGTATATCGGCAACATGCTGTCGCTCGCGCTCAGCGAATCGATCAAGCTCACGAGCCGTCATCCGAATACGCATGCGCTGTCGTTGCCGCGTCACAAGGCGATTTTCACGGCGATCGCCAATCGCGATGCGCTCGCCGCGCGCCAGGCGAGCGTCGTGCAACTCGACAACGCACGCGCCGATGCCAACTCGATACTCGGTGGCGCGGTGCTGGAGCCGGAGCGGCCGTTGTCGGGGTGA
- a CDS encoding ABC transporter permease, with amino-acid sequence MNTVNQPAKVEAPARAAPPRGAWMSHWAPELRILLVALLLSAYFQFVNHDFLLSNASLVNLSQFIAPVAIIAFGEIMLMIGGDIDLSAGMVFAFAPFMMVFANDAGAPMWLAVIAGLIAAAIIGFVNGAVTVFLRLPSFVTTLGTLFLINGITLTVSRGTPVATPGSPEFAAVMGAWGYSEIIWTVAIAFVMHTLLRHTRWGLHTQAAGANALGASEAGIHVNRLRLGNFVLAAVLAGFTGILEGFRITSIDPQAGGNQIMFLAVAAAVIGGTPLTGGSGTIVGGLLGAAVLGILSDGFTLIGINAFTFNIILGAAILAAMIFNIHVGRIRRRGAR; translated from the coding sequence ATGAATACGGTGAACCAACCTGCCAAAGTCGAAGCGCCCGCGCGGGCAGCACCGCCGCGCGGGGCGTGGATGTCCCATTGGGCGCCCGAGCTGCGCATTCTGCTGGTGGCCTTGCTGCTCTCGGCCTACTTTCAGTTCGTCAATCACGACTTCCTCCTGAGCAACGCGAGCCTCGTCAATCTGTCGCAGTTCATCGCGCCGGTGGCAATCATCGCGTTCGGCGAGATCATGCTGATGATCGGCGGCGACATCGATCTGTCGGCGGGCATGGTGTTCGCGTTCGCGCCCTTCATGATGGTGTTCGCCAACGACGCCGGCGCGCCGATGTGGCTCGCGGTCATCGCGGGGCTCATTGCGGCGGCGATCATCGGCTTCGTGAACGGCGCGGTCACGGTCTTTCTGCGCCTACCCTCGTTCGTCACGACGCTCGGCACGCTCTTTCTGATCAACGGCATCACGCTGACCGTGTCGCGCGGCACGCCGGTCGCGACGCCGGGCTCGCCCGAATTCGCCGCCGTCATGGGCGCATGGGGTTATAGCGAGATCATCTGGACCGTGGCGATCGCCTTCGTCATGCACACGCTTCTGCGTCATACGCGCTGGGGCCTGCATACGCAGGCGGCGGGTGCGAATGCGCTCGGCGCGAGCGAGGCGGGCATTCACGTGAACCGGCTGCGGCTCGGTAACTTCGTGCTCGCGGCGGTGCTGGCGGGCTTCACCGGCATACTCGAAGGCTTTCGCATCACGTCGATTGACCCGCAAGCGGGCGGCAATCAGATCATGTTCCTCGCGGTCGCCGCGGCGGTGATCGGCGGCACGCCGCTCACGGGCGGCTCGGGCACGATCGTCGGCGGCCTGCTCGGCGCGGCGGTGCTCGGCATTCTGAGCGACGGCTTCACGCTCATCGGCATCAACGCGTTCACGTTCAACATCATTCTCGGCGCCGCCATTCTCGCCGCGATGATCTTCAACATCCATGTCGGGCGCATTCGCCGCCGGGGAGCCCGATGA
- a CDS encoding sugar ABC transporter substrate-binding protein, with product MAQNRDDDAQDNAKENGNLISSTRRGLMQGVGLGAALSLLGGVAGGGGLISSAQAAEAAFPQHKKWKIVFVNHVTTNPFFVPTQYGIQDACSLLGMDYQWTGSATSDAGEMVRAVNSAIAAKADAIAVPIVDPNAFDKPIQAALDAGIPVFAYNADAPRGKSNPRLAYIGQDLYLSGYQMGERIASLIDSGLVALFIATPGQLNIQPRLDGASDAIKKSGKKIDIQTVATGATVNEELSKIKAFYLGHQDLKGMFAVDAGSTQGVAQVMKESNLPSKGVHGGGFDLLPQTIQLIHEGFLDFTIDQQPYVQGFYTVMEAFTFLASGGLVGPANINTGLKFVTKSTVEPYLNTSTRYEGKTTKPQIVPMSGAIKS from the coding sequence ATGGCGCAGAATCGGGATGACGACGCACAAGACAATGCAAAAGAGAACGGCAATCTGATCAGCTCGACCCGGCGCGGACTCATGCAGGGCGTGGGTCTGGGCGCCGCGCTGTCGCTGCTGGGCGGCGTCGCGGGCGGCGGTGGTTTGATTTCCAGCGCGCAGGCGGCCGAAGCGGCGTTTCCGCAGCACAAGAAATGGAAGATCGTGTTCGTCAATCACGTGACGACGAATCCTTTCTTCGTGCCTACGCAATACGGCATCCAGGATGCCTGCTCGCTGCTCGGCATGGACTATCAGTGGACCGGCTCGGCCACATCCGACGCAGGCGAAATGGTGCGCGCGGTCAACTCCGCGATCGCCGCAAAAGCCGACGCGATCGCCGTGCCGATCGTCGATCCGAACGCCTTCGACAAGCCGATTCAGGCCGCGCTCGACGCCGGCATTCCGGTGTTCGCCTACAACGCCGACGCGCCGCGCGGCAAGAGCAATCCGCGTCTCGCGTATATCGGGCAGGACCTGTACCTCTCGGGTTATCAGATGGGCGAGCGTATCGCGAGTCTGATCGACAGCGGGCTGGTCGCGCTGTTCATCGCGACGCCGGGGCAGCTCAACATCCAGCCGCGTCTCGACGGCGCGAGCGACGCGATCAAGAAATCGGGCAAGAAGATCGACATTCAGACGGTTGCGACCGGCGCGACCGTCAACGAGGAACTGTCGAAGATCAAAGCCTTCTATCTCGGCCATCAGGATCTGAAAGGCATGTTCGCCGTCGATGCGGGCAGCACGCAAGGCGTGGCTCAGGTGATGAAGGAATCGAATCTGCCGTCGAAAGGCGTGCACGGCGGCGGCTTCGATCTGTTGCCGCAGACCATCCAGCTCATTCACGAAGGCTTCCTCGACTTCACCATCGACCAGCAGCCGTACGTGCAGGGTTTCTATACGGTGATGGAAGCGTTCACGTTCCTCGCATCGGGCGGGCTGGTCGGGCCGGCGAACATCAACACGGGCCTCAAGTTCGTGACGAAGTCGACCGTCGAGCCGTATCTCAACACGTCGACGCGTTATGAAGGCAAGACCACCAAGCCGCAAATCGTTCCGATGAGCGGCGCAATCAAGTCGTGA